Proteins encoded in a region of the Ignavibacteriota bacterium genome:
- a CDS encoding sigma-54-dependent Fis family transcriptional regulator, with translation MNSESQQKELGIVGESLEIKEIVHVIQQVAPTDITVLITGESGVGKEVIAKAIHKASSRKNKPMISVNAGAIPEGIIESELFGHEKGAFTGASETRKGYFELADGGTVFLDEIGELPLGTQVKFLRVLESGEYMRVGSATPRKVDVRVIAATNKDLNFEVRHGRFRTDLYFRLRPININIPALRQRVEDIRPLIEYFTEQLSEKKGYQFGGISEEAIETLEAYSWPGNVRELKNVVESLLVLGGGVRIESDGVKRYLRLYYPPTRNLPVVTNKSPEQAERELIYRALLEVKNDIMEIKQMLQKPVYVNQDMIVKMPLLDVENSHDAPPADSSHLDESVIPIKEMEKRMIIEALRKYHGNRKLVAKALNISERTLYRRAKEYGIENLW, from the coding sequence ATGAACAGCGAGTCTCAACAAAAAGAACTTGGGATTGTCGGTGAATCGCTGGAGATAAAAGAAATTGTCCATGTGATTCAACAAGTCGCACCGACGGATATTACTGTGTTGATAACAGGGGAGAGCGGAGTCGGGAAAGAAGTCATCGCTAAGGCTATTCACAAAGCAAGTTCAAGAAAAAACAAGCCGATGATTTCCGTGAACGCCGGAGCGATTCCCGAAGGAATTATCGAGAGCGAATTATTCGGACATGAAAAAGGAGCGTTCACCGGCGCTTCAGAAACACGGAAGGGATATTTTGAACTTGCTGATGGCGGGACAGTTTTTCTTGATGAGATTGGGGAACTTCCTCTCGGAACACAAGTGAAATTTCTCCGCGTTCTTGAAAGCGGTGAGTACATGCGAGTCGGCTCCGCTACGCCGCGCAAAGTGGATGTACGGGTGATTGCCGCAACGAATAAAGACCTAAATTTTGAAGTACGTCACGGGAGATTTCGTACAGACCTTTATTTTCGCTTACGCCCAATCAACATCAATATCCCAGCACTGCGTCAGCGTGTAGAGGATATTCGACCTTTGATCGAATATTTTACAGAGCAATTATCAGAAAAGAAAGGTTATCAGTTTGGGGGTATTTCAGAGGAGGCGATTGAAACACTAGAGGCATATTCATGGCCAGGGAATGTAAGAGAACTAAAAAATGTTGTTGAAAGTTTGCTTGTATTAGGTGGCGGAGTACGGATAGAATCTGATGGTGTGAAGCGGTACTTACGTCTTTATTATCCCCCTACGCGAAATTTACCAGTTGTAACAAATAAATCTCCTGAACAAGCAGAACGCGAATTAATTTACCGCGCATTGCTTGAAGTGAAGAACGACATCATGGAAATCAAACAGATGTTGCAAAAACCTGTGTATGTCAATCAGGATATGATAGTGAAGATGCCTCTGCTTGATGTTGAGAACTCGCATGATGCGCCACCTGCAGATTCATCGCACTTAGACGAATCGGTAATTCCAATCAAAGAAATGGAAAAGCGGATGATTATCGAAGCGTTGAGAAAATATCATGGGAACAGAAAGTTGGTCGCGAAAGCGTTGAACATCAGTGAGCGGACGTTGTATCGTCGGGCGAAGGAGTATGGAATCGAGAACCTATGGTAG
- a CDS encoding SPOR domain-containing protein — MNVIRHWSLVINHLVDGCRLAVRCCTLFLIIYLTLLTAHCSTLYGQNSKPETQNKNEVAQAIQLLEKGEVNEVKSLLPELITKYQNDAGVVYLQGRLATNANEAKQFYQTILSNFPKSEWADDALYRLYQYNYAMGLYRTASAQLQQLAKEYPESPYVKSVPKSDLPKVDKPVTVAKEPEVQSNKTETKKTNEQEIKPQGSQERFTLQVGAFSTSVNAEKVKSSFEEKGYKVEVASKVQNGKSLYKVWVGGYKTRDDAEKASKEVKSKFGLSSMVIER; from the coding sequence GTGAACGTTATTCGTCATTGGTCATTGGTCATTAATCATTTGGTTGACGGTTGTCGGTTGGCAGTTCGTTGTTGTACTTTGTTCCTAATAATTTACCTTACACTGCTCACTGCTCACTGCTCAACGCTCTATGGACAAAACTCAAAACCCGAAACTCAAAACAAGAACGAAGTGGCTCAGGCAATCCAACTCTTAGAGAAGGGTGAAGTGAATGAAGTCAAGTCTCTTCTGCCTGAACTGATCACGAAATATCAGAACGATGCGGGTGTGGTGTATCTTCAAGGGAGATTGGCGACGAATGCGAATGAGGCGAAGCAATTTTATCAAACCATTCTCAGCAACTTTCCGAAAAGCGAGTGGGCGGATGATGCGTTGTACCGGTTGTATCAATACAATTATGCGATGGGTTTATACAGAACTGCAAGCGCTCAACTTCAACAACTTGCAAAAGAGTATCCCGAATCGCCGTATGTGAAGAGCGTTCCGAAATCGGATTTGCCGAAAGTTGATAAACCGGTGACAGTTGCGAAGGAACCCGAAGTGCAATCAAACAAAACAGAGACGAAAAAAACGAACGAACAGGAAATTAAGCCGCAAGGAAGTCAGGAAAGATTTACGTTGCAGGTTGGCGCGTTTTCTACATCGGTGAATGCAGAAAAAGTGAAAAGCAGTTTTGAAGAAAAAGGGTACAAGGTAGAAGTCGCAAGCAAAGTTCAGAACGGAAAGAGTTTGTACAAAGTGTGGGTTGGCGGATATAAAACACGTGACGATGCAGAGAAAGCATCGAAAGAAGTGAAGTCAAAATTTGGTTTAAGTTCAATGGTGATTGAACGGTGA
- the miaB gene encoding tRNA (N6-isopentenyl adenosine(37)-C2)-methylthiotransferase MiaB, whose product MPEQKKQVYLETYGCQMNVADSELVLGLLDKDGYDITNSISDADVILVNTCSVRENAEQRVYGRLGKFKQLKRERPEVVVGVLGCMAERLRDKLTGEKAKSVGQIVDLIVGPDEYRKVPELVNKAWDGEKGIAVRLSRVETYDDLAPLRTDGISAWITVMRGCDKFCTFCVVPFTRGRERSRTVESVVKEVEILSARGFKEVTLLGQNVNSFRDGNDDFADLMKAVAEVDSSIRVRFTTSHPQDMSDKLIKTIASYPNICKFIHLPIQSGSDRILELMNRTYNRAHYMRLLEKIKKEIPDASLSTDIITGFPTETEEDHQKTLDVMREVRYDGAYMFKYSPREHTPAFTMIDDVSEEIKTKRINEIVELQQRVSLENNQALVGKIFEILVEGESKKSSDDWQGRTDGNKMVVFPKGNFNVGDYINVKIVRANSGTLFGEVESVVEELEVAVA is encoded by the coding sequence ATGCCTGAACAAAAGAAACAAGTCTATCTTGAAACATACGGTTGCCAGATGAACGTGGCGGACTCGGAGTTGGTGTTAGGTCTCCTCGATAAGGATGGCTACGACATTACCAATTCGATTTCCGATGCCGATGTCATTTTGGTGAACACGTGTAGCGTGCGAGAGAACGCCGAGCAACGTGTGTATGGTCGGCTTGGGAAGTTCAAGCAATTAAAGAGAGAGAGACCGGAGGTTGTGGTCGGCGTGCTTGGTTGCATGGCGGAACGATTGCGCGATAAACTGACGGGAGAAAAAGCAAAGAGTGTCGGACAGATTGTTGATTTGATTGTCGGTCCGGATGAATACCGGAAAGTTCCGGAACTTGTGAACAAGGCGTGGGATGGCGAGAAGGGAATTGCCGTGCGGCTCTCCCGTGTGGAAACGTATGACGACCTTGCACCGTTACGTACCGATGGAATCAGCGCATGGATTACGGTAATGCGTGGGTGTGATAAATTCTGTACGTTTTGTGTTGTGCCGTTTACGCGTGGGCGCGAGCGAAGTCGAACAGTGGAAAGCGTTGTGAAGGAAGTGGAAATACTTTCCGCGCGTGGCTTCAAAGAGGTGACATTGCTCGGACAGAACGTGAACTCGTTTCGTGACGGGAATGATGATTTTGCTGATTTGATGAAAGCTGTTGCTGAAGTTGATTCTTCGATTCGTGTACGGTTCACAACTTCGCATCCTCAGGATATGTCGGACAAACTGATTAAGACGATTGCTTCGTATCCGAACATCTGCAAGTTTATTCATCTTCCCATTCAATCCGGCTCGGATAGAATTTTGGAATTGATGAACCGGACGTACAACCGCGCACATTACATGCGCTTGTTGGAGAAAATCAAAAAAGAAATTCCCGACGCAAGTCTTTCCACCGACATCATCACTGGATTCCCGACGGAAACGGAAGAAGACCATCAGAAAACACTTGACGTGATGAGAGAAGTACGGTACGATGGCGCATACATGTTCAAGTATTCTCCGCGAGAACATACGCCTGCGTTCACCATGATTGATGATGTGAGTGAAGAAATCAAAACAAAACGCATAAATGAGATTGTAGAATTGCAACAACGCGTTTCGCTTGAAAATAATCAAGCGCTCGTCGGCAAGATATTTGAGATTTTGGTTGAAGGGGAAAGTAAGAAATCATCTGACGACTGGCAGGGAAGAACGGACGGAAATAAAATGGTGGTGTTTCCGAAAGGTAATTTCAATGTTGGTGATTATATCAATGTGAAAATTGTTCGCGCCAATTCGGGGACGTTATTCGGTGAAGTTGAGAGTGTTGTTGAGGAATTGGAGGTGGCAGTCGCGTGA
- a CDS encoding nucleotidyltransferase domain-containing protein — protein MDNREALTIAKRYAESINRKYDSVRVYLFGSYIRGNYHDDSDIDIAVVFKEYDNTLEIFLELMRLRRSIDSRIEPHPFREQDFTYSNPLACEILKYGKSIVR, from the coding sequence ATGGATAATAGAGAAGCTTTAACCATCGCCAAACGGTATGCGGAAAGTATTAATAGAAAATACGATAGCGTCCGTGTTTATTTATTTGGCTCCTATATCAGAGGCAATTATCATGATGATAGTGATATAGATATTGCTGTTGTCTTCAAAGAGTATGATAATACACTTGAAATATTTTTAGAGTTGATGCGATTACGAAGAAGTATTGATAGCAGAATTGAACCACATCCTTTCCGGGAACAGGATTTTACCTATTCTAACCCGTTGGCGTGTGAGATACTGAAATATGGGAAATCAATTGTAAGATAA
- a CDS encoding HEPN domain-containing protein: protein MDFDKVYNHWIETSEGDYQTMMRLFESQSFHWALFLGHISIEKLLKARYVKIHQQHAPFIHNLYRLAELCNLALDDDYSDWLDTITSFNIQARYDDYKNEFYKQCTPKFTKEWIDKITLLRTWIIEKL, encoded by the coding sequence ATTGACTTTGATAAAGTTTATAATCATTGGATAGAAACTTCTGAGGGTGATTACCAAACAATGATGAGACTGTTTGAATCTCAATCATTCCATTGGGCTTTATTTCTTGGACATATTTCGATAGAAAAGTTATTGAAAGCGCGGTATGTAAAGATTCATCAACAACATGCACCGTTCATTCATAATCTTTATCGTTTAGCTGAGTTGTGTAATCTTGCATTAGACGATGATTATTCAGATTGGCTTGATACGATTACCTCGTTTAATATTCAGGCAAGATACGATGATTACAAAAACGAATTTTACAAACAATGCACTCCGAAATTCACTAAAGAATGGATAGATAAAATAACCCTACTTAGAACATGGATAATAGAGAAGCTTTAA
- a CDS encoding DUF1684 domain-containing protein, with the protein MSKIISRHSDECRNLTNCEKNGCRNKFGMTSLWFFVAMTFVLLVLIAGCSSQKTKINPEAYQKEILQWQKERDERLRREDSWLTLIGLFWLKEGENKFGSDSANAIILPEGKAPKYAGSIYLEKGNLRLETIQDLGLKIKDSVVINSTIQSDGEGTTNPTIMNLESLILYVIKRGEQFGVRLKDKESSARVNFKGMEYFPINPKWRIEAKFEPYTPAKLIPISTQIGTVVNDSCPGAIVFDLDGQSYRLDAVIEEPGAKELFIMFSDETSGKETYGNGRQLYCDLPDANGNVILDFNKAYNWPCVFTPYATCPIPPRQNHLSMRVEAGEKMYSQHF; encoded by the coding sequence ATGAGTAAGATAATAAGTCGTCATTCCGACGAATGTCGGAATCTAACCAATTGTGAAAAAAATGGATGCCGAAATAAATTCGGCATGACGTCGTTGTGGTTTTTTGTGGCAATGACATTTGTTCTTCTTGTTTTGATTGCAGGATGCTCTTCTCAAAAAACTAAAATCAATCCGGAAGCATATCAAAAAGAAATTCTGCAATGGCAGAAAGAACGCGATGAACGACTCCGCAGAGAAGATAGTTGGCTCACGTTGATTGGTTTGTTCTGGCTGAAAGAAGGAGAGAACAAGTTTGGAAGCGATTCTGCAAATGCAATTATCTTACCCGAAGGAAAAGCACCGAAGTATGCTGGTTCGATATACTTAGAAAAAGGAAATCTCCGGTTGGAAACGATTCAGGATTTAGGATTGAAGATTAAGGATTCGGTGGTTATCAACTCTACCATACAATCGGATGGAGAGGGAACAACAAATCCTACAATCATGAATCTTGAATCTTTAATCTTGTATGTGATAAAGCGAGGAGAACAATTCGGCGTTCGGTTGAAAGACAAAGAAAGTTCTGCTCGTGTGAATTTCAAGGGAATGGAATATTTTCCTATCAATCCGAAATGGAGAATCGAAGCGAAGTTTGAGCCGTACACTCCGGCTAAATTGATTCCAATATCAACACAGATCGGAACGGTGGTGAATGATTCCTGCCCGGGCGCAATTGTGTTTGATCTGGATGGACAAAGTTACCGGCTCGATGCAGTGATTGAGGAACCGGGTGCGAAGGAATTATTCATCATGTTCTCCGATGAAACAAGCGGAAAAGAAACGTATGGAAACGGACGCCAACTGTATTGCGATTTACCTGATGCGAACGGAAACGTAATTCTTGATTTTAACAAAGCATACAATTGGCCCTGCGTCTTCACTCCGTATGCTACCTGTCCGATTCCTCCGAGACAGAATCATTTGTCAATGCGGGTTGAGGCGGGAGAGAAGATGTACTCACAGCACTTCTGA
- a CDS encoding PD40 domain-containing protein yields MIRRLILVLWGIFTLLSSLVSQPAKPDSSKKDESKKEEKWDIATKHGPTTDIEFDTDEGTWISVDVSPDGKQIVFDLLGDIYIMSSIGGNATLLAGGSAYEVQPRFSPDGKKISFTSDRDGCDNIWIMDTDGKNPKQITKEKERQTNNAVWSPDGMNIIARKHYRNTRSLGAGEMWMYHIGGGDGLQLTKRRNWEQDAGEPCISPDGRYLYYSEDVSGGGGFQYNKDPYGVIYVIQRLDMEKGRTETFISGAGGSCRPQVSPDGKTIAFVRRVGLKSVLYLFDVESGKETPIYDNLNRDAQETWAVFGVHPGFAWMPDGKNILISAKGHIWNINIKNKDATQIPFNVHVKQTITNAVRFPQEVSPEKFDVRMLRFATVSPDKKSVIYTALGKLWIRPLPEGTPKRLTNDETRFELFPAFSPDGKWIAYTTWNDEELGTVWKIKTDGKSPTKLTTEKGHFVEPSFSFDGKKIVFRKTGGDNLRGRTYSKEQGIYWMSSDGGKATLITEEGSTPMFNKTGERIFLNSNEGDKSALVSVGLSGEQRRVHLTSDNADQIVQSPDEKWVAFTERFNAYIAVFPKTGQAVNIGPNTSDYPVRKISRDAGTYLNWSSDSKTIYWTLGPELFSRDVTNTFKFVEGAKDSVQEKPDTSGINISFSAPTDIPSGSIALTGATVITAKGDEVISNATILVERNRIKAIGTSSSVTIPANAKKIDVSGKYIMPGMIDVHAHIGTGSSGITAQSHWAYYTNLAFGVTTTHDPSNGTEMVFTNSELQKAGALVGPRIYSTGSILYGAEAPFKAIVNNLEDAKSHLRRLKAVGAFSVKSYNQPRRDAKQQIIEAARELKMMVVPEGGSTYFWNMSMILDGHTGIEHSIPVSPLYKDATTLLSKSETYYTPTLIVSYGGLWGENYWYMKTNVWENERLLRFTPRDVIEPRSRRRMMAAEDDWNYIENAKAATVAAKAGAKVTLGAHGQLQGLGAHWELWMFVQGGMTPLEAIRCATINGAAYLGLDNDIGSLETGKLADLIVLDKNPLQEIRNSEAIRYVMLNGRLYDGVTMDEVGNQSKKRGKFWWE; encoded by the coding sequence ATGATTCGCCGCCTCATTCTCGTTCTTTGGGGGATTTTTACGCTTCTCTCCTCTCTCGTCAGTCAACCCGCCAAACCTGATTCGTCCAAAAAAGATGAGTCGAAAAAGGAAGAAAAGTGGGACATCGCGACGAAACACGGACCTACGACTGACATCGAATTCGATACAGACGAAGGAACCTGGATTTCCGTTGATGTTTCTCCAGACGGCAAACAAATCGTATTTGATTTGCTCGGTGATATTTACATCATGTCGAGCATCGGAGGAAATGCAACGTTACTCGCTGGCGGTTCAGCGTATGAAGTTCAACCGCGCTTCAGTCCAGACGGGAAAAAGATTTCCTTCACAAGTGATAGAGACGGCTGTGACAATATTTGGATTATGGACACGGACGGGAAAAATCCGAAACAAATCACAAAGGAAAAAGAACGACAGACAAACAACGCTGTCTGGTCGCCGGACGGAATGAACATTATCGCACGAAAACATTATCGCAACACTCGCTCGCTCGGCGCAGGGGAAATGTGGATGTATCACATCGGCGGCGGCGACGGATTGCAACTAACCAAGCGTCGCAACTGGGAACAAGATGCAGGTGAACCGTGCATTTCTCCCGACGGACGCTATCTCTATTACAGTGAAGATGTGAGCGGCGGCGGCGGCTTCCAGTACAACAAAGACCCATACGGAGTTATTTATGTTATCCAGCGGCTCGACATGGAAAAAGGTCGAACCGAAACATTTATCTCCGGCGCAGGTGGTTCATGCAGACCTCAGGTTTCTCCTGACGGAAAAACAATCGCATTCGTGCGTCGCGTTGGGTTGAAGTCTGTGTTGTATTTGTTCGATGTTGAATCGGGAAAAGAAACTCCCATCTACGATAATCTCAACCGTGACGCACAGGAGACTTGGGCAGTCTTTGGTGTACATCCCGGATTTGCGTGGATGCCTGACGGAAAAAATATTCTCATCTCCGCGAAGGGACATATATGGAACATCAATATCAAGAACAAAGACGCGACACAAATTCCTTTCAACGTTCATGTGAAGCAAACAATTACAAACGCTGTCCGATTTCCACAGGAAGTTTCTCCTGAAAAATTTGATGTGAGGATGCTTCGCTTTGCAACAGTTTCGCCTGATAAGAAATCTGTTATCTACACCGCGCTCGGGAAATTATGGATACGCCCGTTGCCGGAAGGAACGCCAAAACGCTTGACGAACGATGAAACACGCTTCGAACTCTTCCCTGCATTTTCTCCCGACGGGAAATGGATTGCTTACACAACTTGGAACGACGAAGAACTTGGCACTGTTTGGAAAATCAAAACAGATGGAAAATCTCCTACTAAACTTACAACCGAAAAAGGACATTTTGTCGAGCCGTCATTTTCATTCGATGGGAAGAAAATCGTCTTTAGAAAAACCGGCGGTGATAACTTACGCGGCAGAACATATTCAAAAGAACAGGGAATCTATTGGATGTCCTCAGACGGCGGCAAGGCAACGCTTATTACAGAAGAAGGTTCCACGCCGATGTTCAACAAAACCGGTGAGAGAATTTTCCTCAATTCAAATGAAGGAGACAAGAGCGCACTCGTCAGCGTTGGATTAAGTGGCGAACAGAGACGAGTTCATCTCACCTCCGATAATGCAGACCAGATTGTTCAATCGCCCGATGAAAAATGGGTTGCGTTTACTGAACGGTTCAACGCATACATCGCCGTCTTTCCAAAAACTGGACAGGCAGTCAATATCGGTCCGAACACTTCGGATTATCCTGTAAGGAAAATCTCCCGAGATGCGGGAACATATCTGAACTGGTCATCTGACAGCAAAACAATTTATTGGACGCTCGGTCCCGAACTGTTCAGCAGAGATGTAACCAACACATTCAAGTTTGTAGAAGGAGCGAAAGACAGCGTTCAGGAAAAGCCGGACACTTCCGGCATCAACATTAGTTTCTCTGCCCCCACAGATATTCCTTCCGGTTCGATCGCACTGACAGGTGCAACTGTCATCACCGCGAAAGGTGATGAAGTGATCTCGAACGCGACAATTCTTGTCGAGCGAAATCGTATCAAAGCGATTGGCACTTCATCAAGTGTCACCATTCCTGCAAATGCAAAGAAGATTGATGTCTCTGGAAAATATATCATGCCCGGAATGATAGATGTTCACGCACATATCGGAACGGGAAGCAGTGGTATTACGGCGCAATCACATTGGGCGTACTATACGAATCTCGCTTTCGGTGTCACAACCACTCATGACCCGTCAAACGGAACAGAGATGGTATTTACGAATTCTGAGTTGCAGAAAGCAGGCGCATTGGTCGGACCGCGTATTTATTCCACCGGTTCGATTTTATATGGAGCCGAAGCGCCGTTCAAAGCGATTGTAAATAATCTTGAAGATGCGAAATCGCATTTACGAAGATTAAAAGCAGTCGGTGCGTTTTCGGTAAAGAGTTACAATCAACCGCGCCGAGATGCGAAACAACAAATCATCGAAGCGGCACGTGAGCTGAAAATGATGGTTGTTCCTGAAGGCGGCTCGACGTACTTCTGGAATATGAGCATGATTCTCGATGGGCACACCGGCATTGAACACTCGATTCCGGTTTCGCCCTTGTACAAAGATGCGACGACTCTCCTTTCAAAAAGTGAAACGTACTATACGCCAACGCTCATTGTCAGTTATGGTGGATTGTGGGGAGAAAATTATTGGTACATGAAAACCAACGTGTGGGAAAACGAACGATTGCTGAGATTCACTCCGCGAGATGTGATTGAGCCGCGCTCCCGCCGCAGAATGATGGCGGCAGAAGATGATTGGAATTACATCGAGAATGCAAAAGCCGCAACCGTTGCCGCAAAAGCAGGAGCGAAAGTAACGCTCGGCGCTCATGGACAATTGCAAGGACTCGGCGCTCACTGGGAACTCTGGATGTTCGTGCAAGGTGGAATGACCCCCCTTGAAGCAATACGATGCGCAACGATTAATGGCGCGGCATATCTCGGTCTTGATAACGACATCGGCTCGCTTGAAACCGGAAAACTTGCCGACCTGATTGTGCTTGATAAAAATCCATTACAGGAAATTCGTAACAGTGAGGCAATTCGGTATGTCATGCTTAACGGAAGATTGTACGATGGTGTAACGATGGATGAAGTTGGAAATCAATCAAAGAAGCGTGGGAAGTTTTGGTGGGAATAG
- a CDS encoding DUF433 domain-containing protein produces the protein MNWREHIHSDKSVLLGKPTIKGTRLSVEFLLQLFASGWTEQQILENYPRLTKEDLQALFAYSYECLQDGLMVESPRKAV, from the coding sequence ATGAATTGGCGAGAACATATACATTCAGATAAATCGGTTTTACTTGGCAAACCAACAATTAAAGGGACACGATTATCAGTCGAGTTTCTGCTTCAATTATTTGCGTCCGGTTGGACGGAACAACAAATTTTAGAGAACTATCCTCGACTGACAAAGGAAGATTTGCAAGCGCTTTTTGCATACTCTTATGAGTGCTTGCAAGATGGCCTAATGGTGGAATCACCGAGAAAAGCAGTATGA
- a CDS encoding DUF5615 family PIN-like protein → MKLLANENFPLASVHILEQAGYDIKFIGIECPSVTDEEVLQLAISEERLVITFDRDYGELVFRHGFRPKSGVVYLRFQFFTPEFPGNYLLDLFQLSNLKFENTFTVIDSNSIRQRKY, encoded by the coding sequence ATGAAACTCCTTGCCAATGAAAATTTTCCGCTGGCAAGTGTACACATTCTTGAGCAGGCGGGGTACGACATAAAGTTTATCGGAATCGAATGTCCAAGCGTTACGGATGAAGAAGTATTGCAACTTGCAATTTCTGAAGAACGACTGGTGATTACATTTGACAGAGATTATGGCGAACTTGTTTTCCGACATGGATTCCGACCTAAAAGCGGCGTGGTGTATTTACGCTTTCAATTTTTCACACCTGAATTTCCCGGAAATTACCTGTTAGATTTGTTTCAACTGTCAAATTTGAAATTTGAAAACACCTTTACAGTCATTGATAGCAACAGTATTCGACAGAGAAAGTATTAG
- the mazG gene encoding nucleoside triphosphate pyrophosphohydrolase: protein MNQEKNLPLAEFEQFLEITKRLRKECPWDKEQTHESIKHYLIEEAYEVVESIDNKNWEELKKELGDIFLHVLFHANIAEENSEFTLKELIQTISDKLVRRHPHIYGDAKVDGADHVKQNWEKLKLQEGRESIIDGVPKALSALLRAYRIQDKASKVGFDWKKAEDAWKKVDEETEELHFAITENNPEKIESEFGDLLFALVNYSRFIGVNPENALRSTIEKFITRFQYIEKRMKEMNKDIHSSTLEEMDALWDEAKVKV from the coding sequence ATGAATCAGGAAAAAAACTTACCATTAGCCGAATTTGAACAGTTTCTCGAAATTACCAAGCGTCTCCGGAAAGAATGTCCGTGGGATAAAGAACAGACACATGAATCTATCAAACATTACTTGATTGAGGAAGCGTACGAAGTCGTTGAGTCAATTGATAATAAGAATTGGGAAGAACTGAAGAAAGAACTTGGGGATATTTTCCTCCATGTCCTTTTTCATGCAAATATTGCCGAAGAGAATAGCGAGTTCACTCTGAAAGAACTCATCCAAACCATCAGCGACAAACTTGTACGCAGACATCCGCATATCTATGGCGATGCAAAGGTTGATGGCGCTGACCATGTCAAACAGAATTGGGAGAAGTTGAAATTGCAAGAAGGACGTGAATCCATAATTGATGGTGTTCCAAAAGCATTGTCAGCGTTACTGCGTGCGTATCGGATACAAGATAAAGCATCGAAAGTCGGATTCGACTGGAAGAAAGCGGAAGACGCGTGGAAAAAAGTGGACGAGGAGACAGAAGAACTCCATTTTGCAATCACGGAAAATAATCCGGAAAAAATCGAATCGGAATTTGGAGATTTGCTCTTTGCTTTGGTAAATTACTCCCGCTTCATCGGCGTCAATCCCGAAAACGCACTCCGCTCAACGATAGAGAAGTTTATAACCCGTTTCCAATACATCGAAAAACGAATGAAAGAAATGAACAAGGACATTCACTCTTCAACACTTGAAGAGATGGATGCGCTTTGGGATGAAGCGAAAGTTAAAGTTTAA